In Candidatus Roseilinea sp., one DNA window encodes the following:
- a CDS encoding peptidase S9 yields MEEHYGMPSLPRPDACPPEGLWPELVINGVERIHNHAVSPDGRRVAFYRDRNAQSDLFTIELDSNGTPNWPSRLTFERTYVNWWEDEPPAWTPDSRFIIYGAYEDDVSNLYVVPADGGQPRQLTELYYDASEPAVSPDGRLVVFSTYKGGASQIAAVPFEGGWVTGLTHGSDECGSPVWMPDGSRVIYQASPQHQIKQTDIYAISPQGGTPVRLTPGDGAQYWAPSVSPDGSCIAMLCNRSGNDAVWLMAADGSRLTQLTHIGQDVEDFAWATDGKRIVLIGSEQGSDPLYVVTIDDCKTMRLRRPAGNHSTPRWVPGRDAFVVGFDSPSQPPDLYLCAGTPGTGEDRALTNSAPPALKNYPFITPSHIEFTSHDGWLIPGFLYLPSALAEDRRPRRGLPGIVYPHGGPNAQYDLAWDPVRQYFVAKGYVILCPNYRGSTGYGRHFKEGNLFNWGVGDLQDCLAAADVLMRTPGVDPKRLAIWGQSYGGYLTLLALTKDPQYRFKCGVSLYGDSHLKTSWALGDHSGRQDLEWQMGLPSDHAHEYEIGSPLNYVKHIRAPVLIIHGERDARVHLNESAQFVAALKREGKTFEYKTYPDEGHGFANSANALDALQRIERFLDWHLM; encoded by the coding sequence ATGGAAGAGCACTATGGCATGCCGTCTTTGCCGCGGCCCGATGCTTGCCCGCCGGAGGGTCTATGGCCGGAGCTGGTGATCAACGGTGTCGAGCGCATCCACAACCACGCCGTGTCGCCCGATGGCCGTCGCGTCGCCTTCTACCGTGACCGCAACGCGCAGAGCGACCTGTTCACCATCGAGCTGGATTCGAACGGCACGCCCAACTGGCCGAGCCGGCTGACCTTCGAGCGCACCTACGTCAATTGGTGGGAGGACGAGCCACCGGCCTGGACGCCCGACAGCCGTTTCATCATCTACGGCGCATACGAAGACGACGTGAGCAACCTCTACGTCGTGCCGGCCGACGGCGGCCAGCCGCGCCAGTTGACCGAGCTGTACTACGATGCCTCCGAGCCGGCAGTGTCGCCCGACGGCCGGCTGGTAGTCTTCAGCACCTACAAGGGTGGCGCGTCACAGATCGCCGCCGTGCCGTTCGAAGGTGGGTGGGTGACCGGATTGACGCATGGCAGCGATGAATGTGGCTCGCCGGTGTGGATGCCGGACGGCTCGCGCGTCATCTACCAGGCCTCGCCGCAACACCAGATCAAGCAGACCGACATCTACGCGATTTCGCCGCAGGGCGGCACGCCGGTTCGGTTGACGCCGGGCGACGGCGCGCAGTATTGGGCGCCCAGCGTGTCGCCGGATGGATCGTGTATCGCCATGCTGTGCAACCGCAGTGGCAACGATGCAGTGTGGCTGATGGCCGCCGATGGCTCACGCCTGACCCAGCTTACGCACATCGGCCAGGACGTCGAGGACTTTGCGTGGGCGACGGACGGTAAGCGTATAGTGCTCATCGGCAGTGAGCAAGGCAGCGATCCACTTTACGTCGTTACTATTGACGACTGCAAGACGATGCGGTTGAGGAGGCCGGCGGGGAATCACAGCACGCCGCGGTGGGTGCCCGGCAGGGATGCATTCGTGGTCGGGTTCGATAGCCCTAGCCAGCCGCCTGATTTGTATCTGTGTGCTGGAACGCCAGGAACCGGTGAAGATCGTGCGCTGACCAACAGCGCGCCTCCGGCGCTGAAGAACTATCCGTTCATCACGCCGTCGCACATCGAATTCACCAGCCACGACGGGTGGCTCATTCCGGGATTTCTCTACCTGCCCAGTGCGCTGGCCGAGGACCGAAGGCCCAGGCGCGGTTTGCCGGGGATCGTTTACCCGCACGGCGGCCCGAACGCGCAATACGACCTGGCCTGGGATCCCGTGCGCCAATACTTCGTCGCCAAGGGCTATGTTATTCTGTGCCCCAATTATCGGGGCTCGACGGGTTATGGTAGACATTTCAAAGAAGGCAATCTGTTCAACTGGGGCGTGGGTGACTTGCAAGATTGTTTGGCGGCAGCCGACGTGCTCATGCGCACCCCAGGCGTTGACCCCAAGCGGTTGGCGATCTGGGGACAGAGCTACGGCGGCTATCTGACGTTATTGGCGTTGACGAAGGATCCGCAATATCGTTTCAAATGCGGTGTATCCTTATACGGCGATAGCCACCTGAAGACGTCATGGGCGCTGGGCGATCATTCAGGGCGGCAGGATTTGGAATGGCAGATGGGATTGCCGAGCGATCATGCGCATGAATATGAGATCGGTTCTCCGCTGAACTACGTAAAGCATATCCGCGCTCCTGTGCTCATCATTCACGGCGAGCGCGACGCGCGTGTGCACCTCAACGAGTCCGCGCAATTCGTCGCCGCGCTCAAGCGCGAAGGCAAAACTTTCGAATACAAGACATACCCCGATGAGGGTCACGGTTTCGCCAATTCGGCCAATGCGCTCGATGCGCTGCAGCGCATCGAGCGGTTCTTGGATTGGCATCTGATGTGA
- a CDS encoding methylated-DNA--protein-cysteine methyltransferase has protein sequence MKFEDVYRVVRLIPKGMVMSYSGVARQCGSPRSARYVGFALHALPANTRVPWWRVINAQGRISNQYAPDEQRRRLETEGVVVNDHLRVDMRIFDAEAIVYQKLRRARERSSAS, from the coding sequence ATGAAGTTCGAGGATGTGTATCGCGTGGTGAGGCTCATCCCGAAGGGTATGGTGATGAGCTACAGCGGCGTAGCGCGCCAGTGCGGTAGTCCGCGATCGGCGCGCTACGTCGGCTTCGCGCTACACGCGCTGCCGGCCAACACGCGCGTGCCGTGGTGGCGCGTGATCAACGCGCAGGGTCGCATCTCGAATCAATACGCGCCGGACGAGCAGCGGCGCCGCTTGGAAACCGAAGGCGTCGTGGTCAACGATCATTTGCGCGTGGACATGCGCATCTTCGACGCCGAAGCGATCGTCTATCAGAAGCTGCGGCGGGCGCGCGAACGATCATCGGCGAGCTAG
- the pds gene encoding phytoene dehydrogenase yields the protein MTQRKAIIIGSGIGGLALGIRLQSLGFDTTIVEKLDGPGGRAYVRRAQGFTFDMGPTVITVPHFIEELFALERGVHNLDKPDFPPHVLAPQNGSGEALPHTSRYVQIIPIKPFYRIYFDDGSHFDYDGDRDHTRAQIKAIAPDDLEGYERFHAAAKAIFERGFLQLGYTYFDSLGAMLAVMPDLLKLDAVRTLFSFTSKYFKNDKLRQIFSFEPLLIGGNPLAVPAIYAMIHFVEKTWGIHFAMGGTGALVRGFVQKFEELGGTIRYNSEVKRILVAGPNGAPPRGRFDRRIARGVELADGTQLRADIVVSNGDYAHTYMKLIEPHYRLFNTDARAKRMRQSMSLVVIYFGFRADNLDLHLRHHNIILSPRYEDLLRDIFDRRVLAPDMSHYLHVPTVTDPSLAPPGHHAAYTLVPVPNNLSGLNWSKIGDAFVDKALRFLDEAGYIPGLCERLVYKSYITPDYFEHGLNSYLGNAFGPEPTLLQTAYFRPHNKSEDIENLYLVGASTQPGGGTPSVMMSAKMTARIIAKDFGLI from the coding sequence ATGACTCAACGAAAGGCAATCATCATCGGTTCGGGCATCGGCGGCCTTGCGCTCGGCATCCGCCTGCAGAGCTTGGGGTTCGACACCACGATCGTCGAGAAGCTGGACGGCCCAGGCGGCCGGGCCTATGTGCGCCGCGCACAAGGGTTCACCTTCGACATGGGGCCGACGGTCATCACTGTGCCCCACTTCATCGAAGAGTTATTCGCGCTGGAACGCGGCGTGCACAACCTGGATAAGCCGGACTTTCCGCCGCATGTCCTCGCGCCGCAAAACGGCAGCGGAGAGGCGCTGCCTCACACCTCGCGCTACGTCCAGATCATCCCGATCAAGCCCTTCTACCGGATCTATTTCGACGACGGCTCGCACTTCGACTACGACGGCGATCGCGATCACACACGCGCGCAGATCAAAGCCATCGCGCCGGACGACCTGGAAGGCTACGAGCGCTTCCATGCCGCAGCCAAGGCGATTTTCGAGCGCGGCTTTCTGCAGCTCGGCTACACCTACTTCGACAGCCTTGGCGCGATGCTGGCCGTCATGCCGGACCTGCTCAAGCTCGACGCCGTGCGCACGCTGTTCTCGTTCACCAGCAAATATTTCAAGAACGACAAGCTGCGCCAGATCTTCAGCTTCGAGCCGCTGCTGATCGGCGGCAACCCGCTGGCCGTGCCGGCCATCTACGCCATGATCCACTTCGTGGAGAAGACGTGGGGCATTCACTTCGCCATGGGCGGCACCGGGGCGCTGGTGCGCGGCTTCGTGCAGAAGTTCGAGGAACTCGGCGGCACGATTCGCTACAACAGCGAAGTGAAGCGCATTTTGGTCGCCGGTCCGAATGGCGCGCCGCCGCGCGGGCGCTTCGACCGTCGCATCGCACGCGGCGTGGAGTTGGCCGACGGGACGCAACTGCGCGCCGACATCGTCGTCTCGAACGGCGACTACGCGCACACCTACATGAAGCTGATCGAACCGCACTATCGGCTGTTCAACACCGACGCGCGCGCCAAGCGCATGCGCCAGTCCATGTCGCTGGTCGTGATTTACTTCGGATTCCGCGCGGATAACCTCGACCTGCATCTGCGCCATCACAACATCATCCTCAGCCCGCGCTACGAGGACCTGCTCCGCGACATCTTCGACCGCCGGGTGCTTGCGCCGGACATGTCGCACTATCTGCATGTCCCAACGGTCACCGACCCCAGCCTGGCGCCGCCTGGCCATCACGCCGCCTACACACTTGTGCCCGTGCCGAACAACCTGAGCGGCCTGAACTGGTCGAAGATCGGCGACGCCTTCGTGGACAAGGCGCTGCGCTTCCTCGATGAAGCGGGCTATATCCCCGGCCTGTGCGAGCGCCTGGTCTACAAGAGCTACATCACGCCGGATTACTTCGAGCACGGCCTGAACAGCTATCTGGGCAACGCCTTCGGGCCGGAGCCGACCCTGCTGCAAACGGCCTACTTCCGGCCACACAACAAGAGCGAAGACATCGAAAACCTTTACCTGGTGGGCGCAAGCACACAGCCGGGCGGTGGCACGCCCAGCGTCATGATGAGCGCCAAGATGACCGCGCGCATTATCGCCAAAGACTTCGGCTTGATTTGA
- the serA gene encoding D-3-phosphoglycerate dehydrogenase — MFNILIPDDLSAAGLELLHNDPSVHVDVVKRMPRAELLERITEYHALIVRSETRVDAEVIARGSKLRVIGRAGIGVDTIDVEAATHRGIIVMNTPQANTTATCEHTIAMMLALARNIPQADASLRRGEWTRSKFMGVQLQGKTLGVIGLGRIGTQVAKRAQCFGMEVIAYDPYVSEEAARANKVILVSLDELLAQSDFVTLHSSLTQGSRGLLDAAAIAKMKTGARVVNVARGALVDSQALYDALVSGKLAGAALDVFEEEPLPADSPLLKLPNVVLTPHLGASTAEAQRDVSIQIAEQVLDALHERDVRNAVNFPPIDPAAWPIIRPYLKLAEKLGRLQAGLMEGRLSRVEVEYRGTDVAPHVKPLTVALLRGLLEPILGGEKVNYVNAPVIANERGIVVTQALNLTSSDYTNLVSCRVTTDREERVIAGTLFDGTEPHIVQIDHFRIDAVPEGLVLVISSRDVPGVIGRVGTILGANYVNIAEYRLGRTKPGDRALSFINLDNPVPDYAMKALRDLPEVVWVKQMTL; from the coding sequence ATGTTCAACATCCTGATCCCAGACGATCTCTCTGCAGCCGGTCTGGAATTGTTGCACAACGACCCTTCTGTGCACGTGGACGTGGTAAAGAGGATGCCGCGGGCCGAATTGCTCGAGCGAATTACCGAGTACCACGCGCTGATCGTGCGCAGCGAAACCAGGGTGGACGCCGAGGTGATCGCGCGGGGCAGCAAGCTGCGCGTGATCGGCCGCGCCGGCATCGGCGTAGACACGATAGATGTAGAAGCCGCGACGCACCGCGGCATCATCGTCATGAACACGCCGCAGGCCAACACCACGGCGACGTGCGAGCACACCATCGCCATGATGCTGGCGCTCGCCCGCAACATCCCGCAGGCCGATGCATCGCTGCGTCGCGGCGAGTGGACGCGCAGCAAGTTCATGGGCGTGCAGTTACAAGGCAAGACGCTGGGTGTGATCGGCCTCGGCCGGATCGGCACGCAGGTCGCCAAACGCGCCCAGTGCTTCGGCATGGAGGTCATCGCCTACGACCCCTACGTCAGCGAAGAGGCAGCGCGCGCGAACAAGGTGATCCTGGTCTCGCTCGACGAGCTGTTGGCGCAGAGCGATTTCGTCACGCTGCATTCTTCGCTCACCCAAGGCAGCCGCGGCCTGTTGGACGCAGCAGCCATCGCCAAGATGAAAACCGGTGCACGTGTAGTCAACGTCGCCCGGGGCGCGCTGGTGGACTCGCAGGCGCTCTATGACGCGCTGGTCAGCGGTAAGCTGGCCGGCGCAGCGCTGGACGTATTCGAAGAGGAACCTCTGCCCGCCGACTCGCCGCTGCTCAAACTGCCGAACGTCGTCTTGACGCCGCATCTGGGCGCCAGCACTGCTGAGGCGCAGCGCGACGTTTCGATCCAGATCGCTGAGCAGGTGCTGGACGCTCTGCACGAACGCGACGTGCGCAACGCGGTGAACTTCCCGCCGATTGACCCGGCTGCCTGGCCGATCATCCGGCCATACCTGAAACTGGCGGAGAAGCTGGGGCGGCTACAAGCGGGGCTGATGGAAGGCCGGCTCTCGCGCGTCGAGGTCGAATATCGCGGGACCGACGTCGCGCCACACGTCAAGCCGCTGACCGTCGCGCTGCTGCGCGGCTTGCTGGAGCCGATCCTGGGCGGCGAAAAGGTGAACTACGTCAACGCGCCGGTCATCGCTAACGAGCGCGGCATCGTCGTGACCCAGGCGCTGAATTTGACCAGCAGCGATTACACCAACTTGGTGTCCTGCCGCGTCACCACGGATCGAGAAGAGCGCGTCATCGCCGGCACGCTGTTCGACGGTACCGAGCCGCACATCGTGCAGATAGATCACTTCCGCATTGATGCCGTGCCGGAGGGGCTGGTGCTGGTGATCTCCTCGCGCGACGTACCGGGCGTGATCGGGCGCGTCGGCACCATCCTTGGCGCAAACTACGTGAACATCGCCGAATACCGCTTGGGCCGCACCAAGCCCGGCGATCGCGCTCTGTCGTTCATCAACCTGGACAACCCTGTGCCGGATTACGCGATGAAGGCGCTGCGCGACCTGCCGGAAGTGGTGTGGGTCAAGCAGATGACGTTGTGA
- the recO gene encoding DNA repair protein RecO: protein MNRTRTYATEAVVMRRDDYGEADRLVTLLTPDYGKLRVLAKGARKPTSRKAGHIELFTRTRLLLVKGRTFDLITQAELIEAHRPLREEMQRGALAHYLCELADRFAPEGSDAAPLYDLLAEGLSWLCEAPDPRLAARYFELRLLTLEGYRPELFRCARTHAPLTDDVRGAPVAFSPSEGGVLSDEAALPVRDVFRLSRSGLALMRMLQTQPFEVVQALDVSRDLHEHVERALQLYISAILERRPRTAAFLDRLAREMR from the coding sequence ATGAATAGGACGCGCACCTACGCCACCGAAGCGGTCGTGATGCGCCGCGACGATTACGGTGAAGCTGACCGCCTCGTCACGCTGCTGACGCCCGATTACGGCAAGTTGCGCGTCCTGGCCAAGGGCGCGCGCAAGCCGACGTCGCGCAAGGCCGGCCACATCGAGCTGTTCACGCGCACCCGGCTGTTGTTGGTGAAGGGACGCACCTTCGACCTGATCACGCAGGCCGAGCTGATCGAGGCGCATCGCCCGCTGCGCGAAGAGATGCAGCGCGGCGCGCTGGCGCACTACCTGTGCGAGCTGGCCGACCGGTTCGCGCCCGAAGGCAGCGACGCTGCGCCGTTATACGACCTATTGGCCGAGGGGCTGAGCTGGCTGTGCGAGGCGCCCGATCCACGACTCGCAGCGCGCTACTTCGAGCTGCGCCTGCTCACGCTGGAGGGGTACCGGCCGGAGCTGTTTCGCTGTGCGCGCACGCACGCGCCGCTGACCGACGATGTGCGCGGCGCGCCGGTGGCGTTCTCCCCCTCGGAAGGCGGCGTGCTCTCTGACGAAGCGGCGCTGCCGGTGCGCGATGTGTTTCGCCTGAGCCGTAGCGGCCTGGCGCTGATGCGCATGTTGCAGACGCAGCCGTTCGAGGTGGTGCAGGCGCTCGATGTTTCGCGCGACCTGCACGAGCACGTTGAGCGCGCGCTGCAGCTCTACATCAGCGCCA